Proteins from a genomic interval of Haloplasma contractile SSD-17B:
- a CDS encoding helicase C-terminal domain-containing protein, giving the protein MKKLNISARELAEFVYNEGDLNLRFIDKRVLQEGIRLHQYIQKSYKKEEIEVFVKSNIRFKTFDLTIQGRIDILTYNDNLPHVIEIKSTSMPLDELEIDSNRAYLAQAKIYAYLFAKTNNYKQVMVSITYINRHNESDTKRVSRIFLYEELTTFFENTIQAYLTFITIISDWQDNKMESIKNLEFPYERYRKGQSELIDHTSSAVTGNKKMFICAPTGIGKTLGTIYPTLKGVTNSNERIFYLTAKTVGKQVARETFSLLREKEDLKFRTLTMTAKEKICINDECKCDPTHCVYTKNFYQKLKPAMEDILVSVEDLYYDNIVSYAKRHEICPFEYQLSLSMYSDAVICDYNYVFDPRVYLRRFFDVNASQITLLIDEAHNLYDRACNMYTASIRAYYIMMIKNQVMDHEKIQELSSTVLSTLKQYHENLNRNSINFQTMQDLDESLLKAVKQLTDLLSDYLEENKDEEFSEAFMNSYFELLNVLRISEYYNQDFIVYIEQYRDNSTYTIRCLNPKEVIKQMTDRVKSSVFFSATLYPINYYIDVLGGQASEDEQIVLESPFKQEHLNLVVNTSISTKYRDREGTKNQISFLVNHLIRKDGKYLVFFPSYAYLELVFDDFTKHHEYEGTILKQERSMTLKERESFLGHFDHSKRNVVGFVVLGGIFSEGIDFIGDRLNGVAIVGVGLPQYNDYRNVLKRYFDEKYNKGFLYAYIYPGFSRILQAVGRVIRTEDDVGVALLIGSRFAQKQYNHLFPKHWSHYKKM; this is encoded by the coding sequence GTGAAAAAACTTAATATTTCAGCAAGAGAATTAGCTGAATTTGTATATAATGAAGGGGATCTTAATCTTAGGTTTATTGATAAACGTGTGTTACAAGAAGGAATTCGACTTCACCAATATATACAAAAAAGCTACAAAAAAGAAGAAATAGAGGTGTTTGTTAAATCAAACATAAGGTTTAAAACATTTGACCTGACAATTCAGGGTAGGATTGATATCTTAACTTATAACGACAATCTACCGCATGTGATTGAAATTAAAAGTACAAGTATGCCACTAGATGAACTTGAAATTGATTCTAATAGGGCTTATTTGGCACAGGCCAAAATTTATGCCTATCTCTTTGCTAAAACGAATAATTACAAACAAGTCATGGTTTCTATTACATATATTAATCGACATAATGAATCCGATACAAAACGCGTGTCTAGAATTTTTTTGTATGAAGAATTGACTACATTTTTTGAGAATACAATTCAAGCTTATTTAACCTTTATTACGATTATATCAGATTGGCAAGATAATAAAATGGAAAGTATTAAGAACTTAGAATTTCCTTACGAGCGTTACCGTAAAGGACAAAGTGAACTAATTGACCATACGAGTAGTGCAGTAACTGGTAATAAGAAAATGTTTATTTGTGCCCCAACAGGTATTGGTAAAACGCTTGGAACTATATACCCAACACTTAAGGGGGTAACGAATTCAAACGAACGAATCTTTTATCTGACCGCCAAAACGGTTGGAAAACAAGTTGCTCGCGAAACATTCAGCTTATTACGTGAGAAGGAAGATTTAAAGTTTAGAACGCTTACCATGACTGCTAAAGAAAAAATCTGTATTAATGATGAATGTAAATGTGATCCAACGCATTGTGTGTATACTAAAAATTTTTATCAGAAGTTAAAACCTGCAATGGAAGATATTCTAGTCTCTGTAGAAGATTTGTATTATGATAATATTGTTTCTTATGCTAAACGGCATGAGATTTGTCCATTTGAATATCAATTATCATTGTCGATGTATTCTGATGCAGTAATCTGTGACTACAATTATGTATTCGATCCTAGAGTCTATTTACGACGTTTTTTTGATGTGAATGCAAGTCAAATCACATTGTTGATTGATGAGGCTCATAATTTATACGACAGAGCATGTAATATGTATACTGCGTCTATTCGTGCTTATTACATCATGATGATTAAAAATCAAGTAATGGATCACGAAAAAATTCAAGAATTATCAAGTACTGTTTTAAGTACATTAAAACAGTATCATGAAAATTTAAATCGGAACTCGATTAACTTTCAAACGATGCAGGATTTAGATGAATCACTGCTTAAAGCAGTTAAACAGTTAACAGACCTTTTAAGTGACTATCTTGAAGAAAATAAGGACGAAGAATTTAGTGAGGCATTTATGAATAGTTATTTCGAACTGCTTAATGTTTTGCGAATAAGTGAGTATTATAATCAAGACTTTATCGTTTACATCGAACAATATAGAGACAACTCTACTTATACAATTCGTTGTCTGAATCCTAAGGAAGTAATCAAACAGATGACAGATCGCGTCAAAAGTAGTGTCTTCTTCTCAGCCACTCTTTATCCAATCAATTACTACATTGATGTCCTCGGTGGACAAGCATCAGAAGATGAGCAAATTGTTTTAGAGTCCCCATTTAAACAGGAACATCTAAACTTAGTTGTGAATACTTCCATTTCTACTAAGTACCGGGACCGAGAGGGTACAAAAAATCAAATTAGCTTTTTAGTGAATCATTTAATTCGAAAAGATGGTAAGTATTTAGTATTCTTTCCATCTTATGCATATTTAGAACTAGTGTTTGATGATTTTACAAAACATCATGAATATGAAGGAACGATACTCAAACAGGAGCGCTCCATGACGTTAAAGGAAAGAGAATCCTTCTTAGGACATTTTGATCATAGCAAACGAAATGTTGTTGGATTCGTCGTTTTAGGTGGTATATTCTCAGAGGGGATTGATTTTATCGGTGATCGTCTTAATGGAGTAGCAATTGTTGGAGTAGGACTACCTCAATATAACGATTATCGTAATGTATTAAAACGCTACTTTGATGAGAAATACAATAAAGGCTTTCTCTACGCTTATATCTATCCAGGGTTTAGTCGTATTTTACAAGCTGTAGGGCGCGTCATTCGCACAGAAGATGATGTAGGAGTTGCATTATTAATTGGGAGTCGATTTGCTCAGAAACAATATAATCATTTATTTCCAAAACATTGGTCACACTATAAAAAGATGTAA